The Marinobacter salsuginis genomic interval TGGGCGAACGGTATCCTAACCTTGGCTCAGATCGCTGGAGGGATCTTCGCTGGCAGCTTGGCGCTGATAGCCGACGCTATACACAACTTTTCGGATATGGCGTCACTATTTATTGCATTTGCGGCGCGGAAGATTGCACGCCGCCCGGCCGACTCGAAGATGACCTTTGGCTACGGGAGAATTGAGATTGTTGCGGCACTTATAAATTACACCACTTTGATTATGATCGGGGCATATTTAATCTACGAAGGTGGCATGCGATTCCTAGATCCCCCGGAAATCAAGGGCTGGTGGGTAGTTTGGCTTGGCATTATCGCATTGGTAGTGGATGGTTTGACCGCGTTGCTCACTTACTCCATGCAAAAGGACAGCGTCAACATCCGTGCGCTGTTTCTACACAACTTGTCTGATGCGTTTGCGTCAATTGCAGTCGTTGTAGGCGGCGCCCTGATTCTCCTGTACGACATGCGTTGGGTTGATCCCGCGATCACAATTGGTATCGCAAGCTATATTCTCTACCTGGGCTTAACGGAAATCGGCGGAACCATCCGGACACTCATGCTGGGTAGCCCAGTGGATATCGACACAGATTCTGTCATCGAGGCTTTATCAAACGTAGAAGGCGTTTTAGACCTTCACCACGTACATTTCTGGCAGATGGGTGAGCATGATGCCTCCCTCGACGCCCATGTGGTGGTCGAAATAAGTGCAT includes:
- a CDS encoding cation diffusion facilitator family transporter, producing MGHEHVHMSPDTKDKRVAVAIWANGILTLAQIAGGIFAGSLALIADAIHNFSDMASLFIAFAARKIARRPADSKMTFGYGRIEIVAALINYTTLIMIGAYLIYEGGMRFLDPPEIKGWWVVWLGIIALVVDGLTALLTYSMQKDSVNIRALFLHNLSDAFASIAVVVGGALILLYDMRWVDPAITIGIASYILYLGLTEIGGTIRTLMLGSPVDIDTDSVIEALSNVEGVLDLHHVHFWQMGEHDASLDAHVVVEISAWNELEKVKGRIKRTLDNEFSITHSTLEFEHPDHSHKDAHTYGHG